In Methylobacterium sp. WL1, the sequence GGGCTCGACCGTGGCGTCGGCGCCCACCAGGAACAGGCTGGGCCCGAGGGTCGTGCGCGCCCGCTCCAGGAACAGGCCGGCCTCCGGGGGCGCGAAGTTGCCGATGCTGGTGCCCGGGTAGAAGCCCAGGATGCCGCCCGGCCCCGCCGCGACGGGGAGCGGCACCGGCTTGGCGTAGTCGGCGCAGACCGGCACCATGGCGATGTCGGGGTAATCCGCGGCCAGGCGCCGGATCGCGCCCTCCAGGTATTCGCCGGAGATGTCGATCGCCACGTAGGCGGCCGGCCGGGTCAGCGCGTCGAGCAGGGTGCGGATCTTGCGGCTGGCGCCGCTGCCGAACTCCACCACGGTCACGCCCGGTGCGACCTTGCCGGCCAGCTCGGCGGCGACCCGGGGCAGCAGCGCCATCTCCTGGCGGGTCGGATAGTAATCGGGGCTGTGGCAGATCCGGTCGAACAGGTCCGAGCCGGTCTCGTCCCAGAGATACTTGCCCGGCAGGGTCTTCACCTCGGCCGTGAGGCCGGCCAGAACATCGTTCAGGACCTCGTCGTTCAGGACCTCTTCGCGCCCGCCATCGGCCTCGCTCATGACCGGGTCCCTGGCCGGGTCCCTGGCCGGGTCACCGTGAGCACCACCAAGGCGAGGCGCTCGACGGCGGCATATTCCGGGTTGGCCAACTCCTCACCGTACTCGTCCGGATCGAACTCGCGGTAGGTCCAGTCCAGGCCGGCGCGGCCGCAGGCCTCGGCCACCGCGTCCCGGAACGGGTCCGCCCCCTCGACGATCGCCGCCCCGGTGAACAGCACCAGGCTGCCCCCCGGCGCCAGCCGCGCGATCGCCTGCTCCACCACCGCCAGCGGCAGGCCGGCCCCGAGCGGACCGCCGCCATGCCGGTAGGCCCGGGCCGCCGGATCGATCATGAAGGGCGGGTTCGAGACGATCAGGTCGAACGTCCCCTCGACGTCGCGCAGCATGTCGCTGTGCCGGACATCGACGCCGTCGGTCCCGGCCAGCCGGGCGTTGACCCGGGCGGCCCGCAGCGCGGCGGGGTTGATGTCCACCAGCACCACCTCGGCGCCGGGCGACCGCTTGGCGATGCAGATCCCGGCGGCCCCGGAACCGCAGCCGAGATCGACCGCCCGGCGCACCGGCGTCGGCCGTGCCTCCACATGGGCCACCACCGCCGCGACGAAGCGCATCGTGTCCGGCCCGAAGAACACCGCATCGGTGGCGGTCGGCGGGTAGGAGGAATGCGCGAGCAATTCGCCGTCGAGGCTGGAGAACCGGACGGTCGGGCGCAGCAGCGCGCCGTCCTCGACCACGGCCCCGGCATCCCGAAGCCGGCTCAGGATCTCTCCGGACAGGATCTCGGGCCGGAACGGGCGGCTCCAGCCGATCACGTCGCGCAGCGTGCGCGCCTCGGCGTTGCACGACCGTGCGTTGACGATGGCATGGGTCGCGGGGGTCACCGTCGTAAAGGTGTAGCCGCTGTCGCGCAGGGTGCGCCCCAAGGCCAGCAGGGCGTCCTGGTTTTCGGGAAACGCTGCGGATCGGGTCATCGGCCGGACCCCGCCTGCCGGCTACGCGAAGTCTGGCGGGACCCGGGCGGGTGGTGGCCCCAGACTTCGTCGATTCTTCGCGTCGTCCGGCGCTGCGCGCGGGCCAGGACCGCGAAGGGACCGGTGCCGCCGGGCGCGCGGAGCCGGGCCGGGACGGCGATCGGGCGACGGATATCCGGGTTGGAAAGCTGCATGGGCGCGTCGGGTCGGGTCGCCGCAGGACGGCAGGAGCGGACGCCCCGCGGCCTCGATCGGCCCCGGACACGTCCGAATGAATACCACGGCAACTGGAATTCTCAGGCCTTGTTCCCGGATTTATCTCCGGACAACCGAGCGATAACCTATGTTATTCTCGAGTTATTGCCGATCCAATACTTGATGTACGCGGTAGATCTGAGCGCGTCGCCCGTGCGGCCGTTTCGCCACCCTCGCAGGGACGTGATCACCGGGCGATTTATCGTTAACCATCTGATTACCATGCGAATCTAGCGCATTCGGCGGAAACGGCGCATCCGCGCCGGCTGAGCGCGACCGATGATTGCCGCCGACACCGTATTGACCTGGTATGATCTCGCCGGGACCCATCTCGACATCTTCGGATCCCTGGGCCTGACCCTGGGATTCATTGCCGGCCTGATGCCGCGCCGCCCGTGGATGCTTGCCGGGTCGGCGGCCTGCGCCGCCTGCTTCGGCGCCCACTACCTGACGCTCGGAGCGCTCACCGGCGCCGCGATGTGTGCCATCGCGGTGGTGCAGAGCCTGGTCTCCCTGACCTGCCTCGGCGCACCGAACCGAAACGGATGGGTCCATCCCCTGTTCGCCGCCACCACCCTGCTGGCGGCCTGGCTGACGATCGCCACCTGGAACGGGACGCCCTCCGCCTGCGCGGCGATCGGCACCCTGCTGGCGACGGCCGCACGCCTGCAGGCCGCGCCCCAGACGATGCGCCTGCTGTTCCTGGGCGCGTCCCTGTGCTGGGCCGGCCACAACCTCCTCGTCGGCTCCGTGTTCGGGCTGACCTGCGATCTTCTGACCCTCCTGGGCCTCGGGATCGCCCTGTGGCGCGCCCTCCCGGCCCGGCCCATCGCGGCGCCCACCTATCTTCAGGCCTGACCTGAGGCAGCGGGCTGCGGCGATCCATCCGGGAAACCCGATGCGCCGCGGCGGTTGCCTCACTTTCCGGCCGCACAGCCGGAGGCAGCCGAGAGAACCGGGCCTTGCCTGAAGCAACCTATCCACCCCTCGACGTGCTCAAGCCGGTCGCCGAGGGCGTCTGGATCGTCGACAGCGGCCCGTTGCGGATCCTGGGCTTCCCGCTCCCGGTGCGGATGACCGTGGTCCGGCTCGGCGATGGTGGCCTGTGGCTGCATTCGCCAACCCGCTACGACGCGGCGCTGCATCGGGCGATCGAGGCGCTGGGACCGATCCGCCACCTCGTCGCGCCGAACATCGCGCACTGGACCTTCCTGAAGGATTGGCAGAGCCAGTGTCCGGAGGCGCTGACCTGGGCGGCGCCCAACCTGCGCCAGCGCGGACAGGTTCGCCGCTCCGGCCTGCGGATCGACCGCGTGCTCGGGGACGCTGCGCCTCCCGAGTGGCAGGCGGACCTGCGCCAGCAGGTGGTGCCGGGCGGCCTCGGCTTCCGCGAGGTCGCCTTCTTCCACAAGCGCAGCCGGACGCTGGTGCTCACCGACCTCGTCCTGAACCTGGAACCGGCGAAGATGCCGGCGCTCCTGCGCCCGCTGCTGCGGCTGGCCGGAATGACCGCGCCGGAGGGGAAGCCGCCGCCCTATCTGCGCCTCGTGATCAAGCTGCGTCGGCGCGACGCGGCCCGGGGCGCGGCGGATCTCGTGGCCCTCAAGCCCGAAGCCGTTGTCTTCGCGCACGGGCTCTGGTTCGCACGGGAGGGCACCGCACGCCTGCGACACTCGCTGCGCTGGCTCGGCGACTTCAGCTGACCGCCGACCGGTCGGCCGGCCGTCCCAGCCTCAGGGCTCCGCTGGCGTGTCGGTATCCCCGGAGCTGTCCAGCGACTTGGCCAGCTCCATCAACACCTCTTCCACCATGGGCGGCCAGGGTACCCTCTCCTCGTCCAACAGCCGCGCCGCGCCGACCAGGGCATTGACCTGCTCCTCGAAGATCGGCCGCTGAACCAGCTGGGCGTATCGCACCCGGGCAGCCAGGGCGGTCGCGAGGCGCTGGACCTCGGCGATCCGTGCATTCGACGCGCCGGCACCATCCCGGTTGCCCATCCCTCACCCCTTTCGGATCCTCGCAGGCCTCAGATAGGCCTCAGGATGGGGGTCTCGGCAATCCCGGCGGAAGCCGCATCAGCGATCCGAACGACCGCGAGCCGGGTCTACATGGCGCTCACGCCCTGCCCCGGGCCAAGACAGCTCACCATGCCGGAACACTAGGTCCTCCAACCGATGCGAAGATCGCCAGGGAGACCGCGGCTACCAGGATATCGCGCTTGCGATCGATAGCCCATACGGGCATCGACTCTACGCGGCGGTCGCCGATGAGCCGGGTCAGGCTTTCCGGTAATTGGCTCCGACCTGCGGGAAGCCTGACCCGGCTCCGCCTCAACCAAGCCGCGCCGATCCGCATGGAAGGCTCAGGCCGAGCGGCTCGCATCCTCGATGCGGCGCGGTGCGGTGCTGGCGAGGACCTTTCGCTTGCCGGACCTGTGGCGCACAAAATCGTCGAGGGGCTTGCAAGCCGGCAGGCCTGGTGCCGGGGTCGCCACTGCATCCAGGCATGGGGCAGCCGCTTCCGAGTCGGTCGGATCCGCCGGCAGGTCGATCCGCTGGCCGACCAAATAGGCTTCCAGGTCGATCAAGCGGTGACGCAACCGCCAGATGTCATTTTCTACGCCATTCAACTGGACAAGAAGGTCTGAGACGGTCCCTTCACGGGCCGCGATGGCCGAGAGGACGGTCGCCCGCTCGTTCAGCAACACAGCCTTGACGGTCGGGTTCATCGGGAGCCCCATTAAGCGCGACCGTGTCAGGGACTAGTAATCCCGCGCAGCCGGCAAGCCTCAATAGGACTTAGCCGATACGCCGGTTGGCGAAGTCCTGAATGGGGCGTACGAAATCTGGATGCGGCAACATCAACGGTTGGAGCTGAAAGTCCGAATCTGCGCATCAACGGAACTTTCGCTCGGCAAGTGCGTCAGTTCCACGCAGAACAAAGCGCCGGGAGGTTATCATGCGCGCGCCCTTGAAGATCGCCACCGTCGCCTTCCTCGTCGTCGGCATTCAGCAAGGCTGGGCACAATCCATCAGCCAGACGGGGACGGGGGGCGGTCCGACCACGGCTGCGAAGGCCCCACATACCGCGGCCACCGGGCAGACGGTGCCCAATCCGAACGCACTCGGACCCAGCGAGACCGGCAGCATCGAACGGCGGAGCCCAGGCGAACAGCGCAACGACGCGATCACACGCGGGATCTGCATCGGCTGTACGCGCTGACAGACGCCAATCACGTGTCCCCGAAAAGCAGCATCTAGCGGGTCGGCCAAGGATAGGCGGCCGACCCGGCGTCGCTAGCTCTCCGCCCGGAGGCTCTTGATGATGCGGCTGGCGATCTTGCGCACGGCCTCGTCGTCCCGCGCCTCGCCCTCCGCGCGGTCCCATAGGTGCGCCAAGCTGGCGTCAAGTTCATCCAGCAGTTCCGGGTGGCGGTGAGCCAGGAAGCGGATCGTGCCGAACAGCAGGTGTTCGGTGGCCATCTCGTGTCGCCGGGCGTCGGCAACTTGTTCCAGTGAGGCGGATGTTGGCTCGGTCATGGCGGTCCAACGGTCCGGGCAGATGCCGGTTCAGTCACGTCCGCACGGTGCGACCCTGCGGCACGCATCCCGAACGCTGCATCCCTGAAACCCAGGCCTGAGCTGGAATGGCGCAGCCAGGAACCGCTGTGAGCAGGGCACGGTTTGACGACTTCACAGGGAGGATGAAGATGGTGGACGCTGCGCAGATCCAGGAACACGCCGAGGTCGTCGGCTCGGACGGGGCCCATGTTGGAACCGTCGATCACATCGACAAAGGCGAGATCAAACTGACCAAGCGTGATGCGGCGGCGGGCGGCCTGCACCATTACATCCCGCTCGACTTCGTTCGGGCCGTAGAGGGCGGCAAGGTTCATCTCGACCGGCCGGCCGACGAGGTGAAGCGCGAGTGGTCGACCTCCTGATCGGCACGCATCGGCGCAGGCTCAACGCCGAAGACCGCCGATCCAGGCGGTGAGCGGCTCCACGAAGGCTGCCCAGGTCCGGGCCCAGACGGTCCCGGTTCTGCCATCCTGCGCAGGCCCGGCTGCTATGAGCGACGCCACGAACGCATCTTCCTGCACCTTGCATTCGTCGAGGGCGTTGCGTTCGTCCCCAGCCCGGCTCTGACCGGGCGGCTGATGGGCGTAGGATTCCCGCAAGCAGCGATGCCACGCCCGTTCGAGCGCGCGCGGATCGGTCGCCGTCGCCATCGCTGTCGACCCAGCGTCGATCAGGACGAGCATCGCGAGGAGGCTGAGCACGGGCGAGCGCATGACGCCTCTATGCCCGATTCGACGACCTAGTGCCTAGAACGAACAAGCAACACCTCGCGATCAGAAGCTGCCCACTCGGATGAGGCGCCAAGCCTGCGACGCCGCTCGGACCGTCGGTTGAACTTGCGGCATCGGCTTTCCCGGTCCTGGCCGCCGAACTGCAACAGTTTCCAACCCTAAGGCCCTGTAAGCCGGAGGCTCGGCAAAGGGTTACGGGATATGCGGCGCATGATGGAGAAGTGGGTACTGGGTCTCGTGCGGGTCGCGGCCTGGATCCTGGTGGCGGCGATCGTCGCCATCACGCTGGTGCCGATCGGCCTCCGTCCGGTGGTGACGGCCAATCCCAGCTTCGAGCGGGCGGCCGCCTACGCGTTGGCCGGCCTTCTTCTGACCCTGGGCTACCCGCGGCCCTGGCCGTGGATCCTGCTCGGAGCCGTGCTGCTGGCCGGCGGGCTGGAAGCCGGGCAGTCCCTCACGGGTACGCGTCACGGCCGGTTTGACGACTTCCTCGTGAAGGCGGCAGCGGCGCTGGTGGGCGGCATTGTGGGCCTCGGGTTGGCATCCTGGGTGGACCGGCGCCTCCAGGCCCGCACCAGCGGGTGACAGGGAAACCGCCGAGTTTCGGGGGCGTTGTCGTTCCGGACTCTCATGCGAGGTGCTGCCATGTTCGGCGCAGGCAAGCTCACGGGGCAGTTCTGGTTTCGGAAAACGTGGTCGGGCAAGCTGATTCTGCTCGTCGAGGAAGAAAGGCCGCGCTGGTTCAGCCGCAAGAAGCTGACTAAGCCGCGCTGGCGAGACGCACGGCTGCTCGATCTGGCCGAGGCGCCGATGCGTACACTGATGACCCTGGAGCGCGCCTACCGCGCCGAATACGGATCCAGCGCGACGCTTCCGGCCGCCGCGCCGTCGGTCAATCGCGGAACGATACCAGCGCCGATCGGGCACGCAGCCAACGCCTGAGCGCTGCCAGGTAGAAGGGCGCGGGCCGAGCATGAAGGGCAGGGCTCGGCCCGCCTGTCGTTCGGCTTCGTACCCCTCGAGGCCGCAGCGACGCCTCGAGAGACCACAGGATCGTTAAGACATCCCGAACGGGCCATCACGCGGCGGGCGCCCGGCGGCTCGACGCGCCTCGCCGTTGGGCCTGAGCCAGCGGGACGCAGTCCCACGCTTACACCGTTGCAAATCTATGTTGGTATTCATTCGATACAACAGTCGATAACCCACGGCGTCATCTGTTTTGTGCGATTTAGCGCTTGACTGTTGACAGATACAGCGATGTTCATCGCGTACTGTCCTCGCGAGAGCTGCCCATGGAAGACGACACCGCATTACCGCAAGACGATCAGACCGATGTCATTGCTCTGACCGCCGACATCGTGTCGGCATACGTATCCAACAATTCCGTCCCGATGCCCGAACTGGCGACCCTGCTGTCGCGTGTCCATGAAGCCCTCACGGGGCTTGGTCAGGCCGGCACACCCGCCGAGCCGGACGCCAAGAAGACCACGCCCGGCCAGATCCGGAAGTCGATCACCCCCGACGCGCTGATCAGTTTCATCGACGGCAAGCCGTACAAGACCCTGAAGCGGCACCTGAGCGGCCATGGCCTTACCATCGAGGCCTATCGAGAGCGTTTCGGGCTGCCGCGCGACTACCCGGCCACCGCTGCCAACTACTCGGCCATGCGCGCCGAGTTCGCCCGCACCGCAGGCCTCGGCCACAAGCGCCGGAAGCCTGCCGCGCACGCCTCCGAGGCCGCTGAGACGGTCGAGGCTCCGGCGGCAAAGCCCGCCCGCGCACGCAAGCCGGCGTGAGGTTGCGCCCGCTCCGGGGCACCCCGGCGTCGGCTGCGATCCGGTAAACCCGCGACAAATCGGAGGTCTTCATCGGGCGACGACTTCCGGTCACCGGGCTTTCGCGTTAGATCGGCTGACCAAGATCGGCAATCGAACCGACGGGCCGCGAGGAAACCCGAGATGATCCGCACGCGCTGCGCTGCGGCGGCGCTCTGATGGCGTCCAC encodes:
- the egtD gene encoding L-histidine N(alpha)-methyltransferase — protein: MSEADGGREEVLNDEVLNDVLAGLTAEVKTLPGKYLWDETGSDLFDRICHSPDYYPTRQEMALLPRVAAELAGKVAPGVTVVEFGSGASRKIRTLLDALTRPAAYVAIDISGEYLEGAIRRLAADYPDIAMVPVCADYAKPVPLPVAAGPGGILGFYPGTSIGNFAPPEAGLFLERARTTLGPSLFLVGADATVEPERLQRAYAGADGLMAAFHRNILVRLNRELGADFDLDNFRHGITLCPDPQRVEAHLEALRPATYHLGGQAIAFAAGERIRTDTSHKYTSAAFQALARRSGWQPRGLWQAEDGSFNLHLLEHAGM
- a CDS encoding methyltransferase → MTRSAAFPENQDALLALGRTLRDSGYTFTTVTPATHAIVNARSCNAEARTLRDVIGWSRPFRPEILSGEILSRLRDAGAVVEDGALLRPTVRFSSLDGELLAHSSYPPTATDAVFFGPDTMRFVAAVVAHVEARPTPVRRAVDLGCGSGAAGICIAKRSPGAEVVLVDINPAALRAARVNARLAGTDGVDVRHSDMLRDVEGTFDLIVSNPPFMIDPAARAYRHGGGPLGAGLPLAVVEQAIARLAPGGSLVLFTGAAIVEGADPFRDAVAEACGRAGLDWTYREFDPDEYGEELANPEYAAVERLALVVLTVTRPGTRPGTRS
- a CDS encoding YgjV family protein; this encodes MIAADTVLTWYDLAGTHLDIFGSLGLTLGFIAGLMPRRPWMLAGSAACAACFGAHYLTLGALTGAAMCAIAVVQSLVSLTCLGAPNRNGWVHPLFAATTLLAAWLTIATWNGTPSACAAIGTLLATAARLQAAPQTMRLLFLGASLCWAGHNLLVGSVFGLTCDLLTLLGLGIALWRALPARPIAAPTYLQA
- a CDS encoding DUF4336 domain-containing protein, with translation MPEATYPPLDVLKPVAEGVWIVDSGPLRILGFPLPVRMTVVRLGDGGLWLHSPTRYDAALHRAIEALGPIRHLVAPNIAHWTFLKDWQSQCPEALTWAAPNLRQRGQVRRSGLRIDRVLGDAAPPEWQADLRQQVVPGGLGFREVAFFHKRSRTLVLTDLVLNLEPAKMPALLRPLLRLAGMTAPEGKPPPYLRLVIKLRRRDAARGAADLVALKPEAVVFAHGLWFAREGTARLRHSLRWLGDFS
- a CDS encoding DUF2171 domain-containing protein; this translates as MVDAAQIQEHAEVVGSDGAHVGTVDHIDKGEIKLTKRDAAAGGLHHYIPLDFVRAVEGGKVHLDRPADEVKREWSTS
- a CDS encoding MucR family transcriptional regulator: MEDDTALPQDDQTDVIALTADIVSAYVSNNSVPMPELATLLSRVHEALTGLGQAGTPAEPDAKKTTPGQIRKSITPDALISFIDGKPYKTLKRHLSGHGLTIEAYRERFGLPRDYPATAANYSAMRAEFARTAGLGHKRRKPAAHASEAAETVEAPAAKPARARKPA